One Alkaliphilus sp. B6464 genomic window carries:
- a CDS encoding sensor histidine kinase has product MEIFKIALDLVNSLSLMFVITFLLSKTNSFKNLVLNKQNTFYNKIFLTIIFGLFGIFGTYYGFPIDGAIANSRAIGVVVAGLLGGPFVGIGSGLISGIHRWAIDIGGFTALACMLSTICEGIIGSIAYKYKNKVKRKWLLGFYITVLAEILQMIIVICVAKPYALAIKLVGKIIMPMTLVNSVGVALFIILLENIYKEQQREAAAQSELALKIADKTLPILRNGINRETALATCNIIHSIAKVDAVAITEGSEILAHVGIGSDHHLPGEMIKTSVTKTVLETEKSIIVDNHNKIGCQNKSCKLNSVIIVPLFKKDRVIGVLKIYKTKENGISDVDVQLAEGLAKLFSTQIELAEIDYNAQLLSKAELKALQAQINPHFLFNALNTIVSMCRINPEIARKLLINLGNFLRESFKENNDIVDINNEIKHVEAYLEIEQARFGDKLKVVYDINTDNFQIPHLILQPLVENAVKHGIYPKKEGGTIAIAIRDYGDCYNIKIEDNGVGFDQPFEKPTNHGIGINNIDKRLKSIYGSDYGLKIESKKSLGTKVLVNIPKRSA; this is encoded by the coding sequence ATGGAGATATTTAAAATTGCATTAGATCTTGTAAATAGTCTTTCTCTAATGTTTGTTATAACCTTTCTATTATCAAAAACTAATTCATTTAAAAATTTAGTTTTAAATAAACAAAATACTTTTTATAATAAAATATTTTTAACTATAATATTTGGACTTTTTGGTATTTTTGGTACCTACTATGGGTTTCCCATAGATGGTGCTATTGCCAATTCTAGAGCAATAGGGGTTGTAGTAGCAGGATTATTGGGTGGTCCATTTGTAGGTATTGGCTCTGGACTTATTTCAGGTATCCATAGATGGGCTATCGATATTGGAGGGTTTACAGCCCTTGCATGTATGTTATCTACTATTTGCGAAGGTATAATTGGAAGTATTGCATATAAGTACAAAAATAAAGTAAAAAGAAAGTGGCTACTAGGATTTTATATTACTGTATTAGCAGAAATACTACAGATGATCATTGTAATCTGTGTGGCTAAACCCTATGCTTTAGCCATTAAGCTAGTAGGAAAAATAATTATGCCTATGACATTAGTAAACTCTGTAGGTGTTGCATTGTTTATCATACTTTTGGAAAACATTTATAAGGAACAACAAAGGGAAGCTGCGGCCCAATCAGAATTAGCTCTAAAAATTGCAGACAAAACACTACCAATATTAAGAAATGGTATTAACAGAGAAACTGCTTTAGCCACTTGCAATATAATACATTCAATAGCGAAGGTAGATGCAGTAGCAATTACCGAAGGCTCTGAAATTCTTGCCCACGTTGGCATTGGTTCAGACCATCACTTACCTGGGGAAATGATAAAGACATCCGTTACTAAAACAGTACTTGAGACTGAAAAATCTATTATTGTAGACAATCATAACAAAATTGGATGTCAAAATAAATCCTGTAAACTTAACTCTGTTATCATTGTCCCTTTATTTAAAAAAGATCGAGTTATAGGAGTATTAAAAATATATAAAACTAAAGAAAATGGCATTTCAGATGTAGATGTACAATTAGCTGAAGGATTAGCTAAACTTTTTTCAACTCAAATTGAACTTGCAGAGATAGATTATAATGCTCAGCTTTTATCTAAAGCCGAGCTGAAAGCGTTGCAAGCTCAAATTAATCCCCATTTTCTTTTTAATGCATTAAACACTATAGTATCTATGTGTAGAATAAATCCTGAAATTGCCAGAAAGCTATTAATAAATCTAGGTAATTTCTTGAGAGAAAGCTTTAAAGAAAACAATGATATAGTTGATATAAATAATGAAATAAAACATGTGGAAGCCTATTTAGAAATTGAACAGGCAAGGTTTGGAGATAAATTAAAAGTAGTCTATGATATAAATACTGATAACTTTCAAATTCCCCACCTAATACTGCAACCATTAGTAGAAAATGCTGTTAAGCACGGTATATACCCTAAAAAAGAAGGTGGAACAATTGCTATAGCTATAAGGGATTATGGAGATTGCTATAATATAAAAATTGAAGACAATGGTGTTGGATTTGATCAGCCCTTTGAAAAACCTACTAATCAT